A region of Candidatus Dependentiae bacterium DNA encodes the following proteins:
- the mgtE gene encoding magnesium transporter: MGTKKLTDLIVKHINEVISLESDLGRSLWQSLLEMHPADSAKILTYISDEQLALLFVKFSQSKQLTLFEELHDSYKEKILLFLNDEQKAFILRQSSVDDLTDLFDELPNKELKKCLDILNKKDRQKVLSLLKFPPDSAGGIMTLDFVTLIQDMTVGKAIFLLQRLRPNIDLHRQIYVTDQDNKLVGYINLEDLVLKSPLIRLSSILKQVPYYALAQEDQEQVAKKMVHYHMLTVPVVTEQMYLLGVVPEDTLIDVLQQEATEDVQRMSGAPVTTTYFETSFVSHLYRRCFVLVPLLILESATSIIIINYDQTLALSPILVVFIATLVSVGGNTSAQTSSISIQGMSSGDINESNTGRFIRREFLIGFSLAVVLSIVSFFRVYASYKDLIGSLVVSISLGLIVLISVLLGACFPIALAKFKVDPAFSAGPLLATLMDILGIFIYCYVAYMILS, from the coding sequence ATGGGAACAAAAAAACTAACTGATTTGATTGTAAAGCATATCAATGAAGTTATCTCTTTAGAATCCGACCTTGGTCGATCATTGTGGCAATCATTGCTTGAGATGCATCCTGCGGATAGTGCCAAGATTTTAACATATATTTCCGATGAGCAACTGGCTTTACTTTTTGTAAAGTTTTCTCAATCAAAACAGCTTACTCTTTTTGAAGAGCTTCATGATTCATATAAAGAAAAAATTCTTTTATTTTTAAACGATGAACAAAAAGCGTTTATTTTAAGGCAGTCATCAGTTGATGATTTAACAGATTTATTTGATGAGCTGCCAAACAAAGAATTAAAAAAATGCTTAGATATTTTAAACAAAAAAGATCGTCAAAAGGTTCTCTCGCTTCTTAAATTCCCACCAGATAGTGCTGGTGGTATCATGACTTTAGATTTTGTAACCCTTATTCAAGACATGACTGTTGGAAAAGCGATATTTTTATTGCAAAGACTTCGTCCGAACATTGATTTGCATAGACAAATTTATGTTACCGATCAAGATAATAAATTAGTCGGGTACATAAACCTGGAAGATTTAGTTCTCAAGTCTCCGCTCATTAGGCTTTCTTCAATTTTAAAACAAGTTCCATACTATGCTCTGGCCCAAGAGGATCAAGAGCAGGTTGCTAAAAAAATGGTCCATTATCATATGCTTACCGTTCCTGTTGTCACTGAGCAGATGTATTTGCTTGGTGTTGTCCCAGAAGATACGTTGATTGATGTTTTACAGCAAGAGGCTACCGAAGACGTTCAAAGAATGTCTGGTGCGCCAGTAACAACAACATACTTTGAGACTTCGTTTGTTTCTCATTTGTATCGACGTTGTTTTGTTTTAGTCCCACTTTTAATTTTGGAATCCGCGACGAGCATTATTATTATTAATTACGATCAAACCTTAGCTCTTTCTCCAATTTTAGTAGTTTTTATTGCAACTTTAGTAAGTGTCGGTGGAAATACGAGCGCCCAAACATCCTCAATTTCGATTCAGGGAATGTCGTCAGGAGATATAAATGAATCAAATACGGGTAGATTTATCAGAAGAGAATTTTTAATAGGATTTTCGCTTGCTGTTGTTTTATCAATAGTTTCATTTTTTAGGGTGTATGCTTCATACAAAGATTTGATTGGAAGCCTGGTAGTTAGTATTTCTTTAGGGCTTATAGTTTTAATTTCTGTTCTTTTGGGAGCATGTTTTCCAATAGCTTTAGCTAAGTTTAAGGTTGATCCGGCATTTTCAGCTGGTCCACTTCTGGCAACTTTGATGGATATTTTAGGAATATTTATCTATTGTTACGTTGCCTATATGATTTTATCATGA